A part of Saimiri boliviensis isolate mSaiBol1 chromosome 11, mSaiBol1.pri, whole genome shotgun sequence genomic DNA contains:
- the DMAP1 gene encoding DNA methyltransferase 1-associated protein 1 yields the protein MATGADVRDILELGGPEGDAALGTISKKDIINPDKKKSKKSSETLTFKRPEGMHREVYALLYSDKKDAPPLLPSDTGQGYRTVKAKLGSKKVRPWKWMPFTNPARKDGAMFFHWRRAAEEGKDYPFARFNKTVQVPVYSEQEYQLYLHDDAWTKAETDHLFDLSRRFDLRFVVIHDRYDHQQFKKRSVEDLKERYYHICAKLANVRAVPGTDLKIPVFDAGHERRRKEQLERLYNRTPEQVAEEEYLLQELRKIEARKKEREKRSQDLQKLITAADTTAEQRRTERKAPKKKLPQKKEAEKPAVPETAGIKFPDFKSAGVTLRSQRMKLPSSVGQKKIKALEQMLLELGVELSPTPTEELVHMFNELRSDLVLLYELKQACANCEYELQMLRHRHEALARAGVLGGPATPASGPGPASAEPAVTEPGLGPDPKDTIIDVVGAPLTPNSRKRRESASSSSSVKKAKKP from the exons ATGGCTACGGGCGCGGATGTACGGGACATTCTAGAACTCGGGGGTCCAGAAGGGGATGCAGCCTTAGGGACCATCAGCAAGAAGGACATTATCAACCCGGACAAG AAAAAATCCAAGAAGTCCTCCGAGACATTGACTTTCAAGAGGCCTGAGGGCATGCACCGGGAGGTCTATGCCCTGCTCTACTCGGACAAGAA GGATGCACCCCCACTGCTACCCAGTGACACCGGTCAGGGCTACCGTACAGTGAAGGCCAAGTTGGGCTCCAAGAAGGTGCGGCCTTGGAAGTGGATGCCATTCACCAACCCTGCCCGTAAGGATGGAGCAATGTTCTTCCACTGGCGACGTGCAGCAGAGGAGGGCAAGGACTACCCCTTTGCCAGGTTCAATAAG ACTGTGCAGGTACCTGTGTACTCAGAGCAGGAGTACCAGCTTTATCTCCATGATGATGCTTGGACTAAGGCAGAAACTGACCACCTCTTTGACCTCAGCCGCCGCTTTGACCTGCGTTTTGTTGTTATCCATGACCGTTATGACCACCAGCAGTTcaag AAGCGTTCTGTGGAAGACTTGAAGGAACGGTACTACCACATCTGTGCTAAGCTTGCCAATGTGCGGGCTGTGCCAGGCACAGACCTTAAGATACCAGTATTTGATGCTGGGCATGAACGACGGCGGAAGGAACAGCTCGAGCGGCTGTACAACCGGACCCCAGAGCAG GTGGCGGAGGAGGAGTACCTGCTGCAGGAGCTGCGCAAGATCGAGGCCCGGAAGAAGGAGCGGGAGAAGCGCAGCCAGGACCTGCAGAAGCTGATCACAGCGGCAGATACCACTGCAGAGCAGCGGCGCACGGAACGCAAGGCCCCCAAGAAGAAGCTACCACAgaaaaaggaggctgagaagccG GCTGTTCCTGAGACTGCAGGCATCAAGTTTCCAGACTTCAAGTCTGCAGGTGTCACGCTGCGGAGCCAACGG ATGAAGCTGCCAAGCTCTGTGGGACAGAAGAAGATCAAGGCCCTGGAACAGATGCTGCTGGAGCTTGGTGTGG AGCTGAGCCCGACACCTACGGAGGAGCTGGTACACATGTTCAACGAGCTGCGAAGTGACCTGGTGCTGCTCTACGAGCTCAAGCAGGCCTGTGCCAACTGCGAGTATGAGCTGCAGATGCTGCGGCACCGTCACGAGGCACTGGCCCGGGCTGGTGTGCTGGGGGGCCCTGCCACACCAGCATCAGGCCCAGGCCCGGCCTCTGCTGAGCCAGCAGTGACTGAACCCGGACTTGGCCCTGATCCCAAGGACACCATCATCGATGTGGTGGGCGCACCCCTCACGCCCAATTCG AGAAAGCGACGGGAGTCAGCCTCCAGCTCCtcttctgtgaagaa